CTTtcgtctgccgtcatctcacaagtaacgttCTTTCCagccatgtcgactttcacacaatccatcaaACGTTTCTTatgctcatcaccttcctctcaacatgactctcattcctccgcttcacatgcccataccatgacagccagTTTCCATATAGCTTTTCTGTTTTAGgtgctactttcaaacttcctgtTATGTaactcattcctcactttatccattcgcCTAACACCTCTTTCATCACACCGATACTACATTTGCTGGTGCAATTTTTAAGTAGTATAAGGTACATACTACACATATGTATGAACTGACGGTCTTTGCACTGTGGTCTCAAAATGTCTGTGTTGGTCTGTATCACAGAAAGTCAAAGTGGATTTCTACTGTTCCGGAGTTACGAAATTAACCCAAAGGAGAGCAATGTTATTGAGAAATAAGGTTTGAATCTTTATGTCTTATCGGAACCAATTAAGTGATGTATACGCAATGAGCCGATGACGCTTGATAATGAACTATATATTTTAACCAACAAGAAAATGAGGTTGTGAGATTGACTTTAATGCATGTCTGAATGTTTGAGCGTGATTATATCACGTTTTTGATACGGTTTTcaccataatattttttagactTTTTATTGATAACTTTTTATTAAGGTAGCTAAGTGCTGACGGTGATTATTGAAgttggttatttatttactaaaaaaaaaaacattgttttcttACTTCTAATTATTCgattgttttcagtattttgttgTACAAAATTATGTGCCAAACACCAACCTACACAAATTCCTCAAAACAAATGACCGTCGAAATATTTACCGTGCACTGTTCTACAACAGTACAATACGCCAAGCCGGCAATACGCCACTACGACAGTCCAGTACGCTGTCTAATTTCGTTTGCGTAGTAATTGTGCCTACGCATAAATTTAGAACGCACTGACGTTTACAGAACAAATTGGTGGCACTTATTTATGCTAGGTGTCTGCTTTAAGCCTCTGGTTTAGTGTTTGATAGGCAGAAAGTGTTTTAGAAGTACGCTGGCTAGTTGATTTTTGGTTTACAACCGAATAGCACGTACTTTTAGATTCCAGTATTAAAAGGTTAGCAATAAATTACactgaaagaattattattaaaaaaacaaaatacccgactgcacactaaaaaaagagtaaaacaagccccacaataatatttaatttataaatattgatggaaagcatcgcaggcggggaccaacagaggcttatttatagtcatttcggttgtgcaccatttagcagaattttcgttggtggcggtcaaggtggtccccgcctgcgatgctttccatcaatatttataaattaaatattattgtggggcttgttttactctttttttagtgtgcagtcgggtattttgtttttttaataataattcttttatttataactttttagctgtttttatttaacgaaaatgttgtagatgtagaagactatgtatatgtaagtaccattttaaattatttcgacgacatttggctttagattacgagtgatgttactccgcaacataaatttaccgccaatctggactgttggtagtgaagaagaaaaagaattaggtgagtcattactgctgaagaccgtcaacgacgtgtgcccttatgcgtgtgcccgcattcgggctgtatactcgagcatatccccctccgcaccgcgccgcgcgccgcatgccaggccacgccctatctttttgcttgctaacgcatgagttgctttgcgttgacgcagaattaacatgttcccgtgggaattttgagaaaaaacgtatcctatattaattattactcccgtgattgaaatgaatctaatgataccgcatacatatttttttaaagggaaatttagaaaaaatatcccgtgggacttttaggataaaatgtatcctatgacactcccgtaatcaagacaaatctaacgatacctcatacatcaaaatccatcaagccgtttaggctacaggaggtcacaaaggaacagacatacatacatacatacttacatacactcgaaaaacattaccctccttctttggcagtcgggtaaaaaaaaacaaaatacccgactgcacactaaaaaaagagtaaaacaagccccacaataatatttaatttataaatattgatggaaagcatcgcaggcggggaccaacagaggcttatttatagtcatttcggttgtgcaccatttagcagaattttcgttggtggcggtcaaggtggtccccgcctgcgatgctttccatcaatatttataaattaaatattattgtggggcttgttttactctttttttagtgtgcagtcgggtattttgtttttttaataataattcttttatttataactttttagctgtttttatttaacgaaaatgttgtagatgtagaagactatgtatatgtaagtaccattttaaattatttcgacgacatttggctttagattacgagtgatgttactccgcaacataaatttaccgccaatctggactgttggtagtgaagaagaaaaagaattaggtgagtcattactgctgaagaccgtcaacgacgtgtgcccttatgcgtgtgcccgcattcgggctgtacactcgagcatatccccctccgcaccgcgccgcgccgcatgccaggccacgccctatctttttgcttgctaacgcatgagttgctttgcgttgacgcagaattaacatgttcccgtgggaattttgagaaaaaacgtatcctatattaattattactcccgtgattgaaatgaatctaatgataccgcatacatatttttttaaagggaaatttagaaaaaatatcccgtgggacttttaggataaaatgtatcctatgacactcccgtaatcaagacaaatctaacgatacctcatacatcaaaatccatcaagccgtttaggctacaggaggtcacaaaggaacagacatacatacatacttacatacactcgaaaaacattaccctccttctttggcagtcgggtaaaaacagGTACTTCTTTGTGGAAACCTTTTgcttaagtataaaataaatattggacGCAGATCGTATCCAATTGGTTCTTTTGGAAATTAAAcaggacgtcctatggctgagatgatgatcaTACTAGTTTGATTGCAattttttataaagattttatttaacttaaggATATAATAACGTTAATGGTATTTTCCCGGGTAACTTttttgtggaggtcagatattCCTTCAAGACAATActacataattgggaaaaggtcAGGCAGATAATGAACGGCAAAAGCATGAATATGAGTTACCAGTAACATTCAACTATGATGTTTTCAATTTAGATACAGTTGTATCTGATCTTGTTGTATAGtcctaaaaacaaaagaacaataaaTCCCCCTAAATCAGCATAGCACATACATACCACAATCACGGAGCCAGTCACAAAACACAATCTAGAGCATAAAGTTCGGAACGCAACGCGGAACATCGTAAATATTTGATCCAGCGATCGTCAGCAGCGATGTTGTTGCAAATAGTTCGTTGGGAAACCATCCAGTGTGGACGGCACGTGTTAGAACGCGTATAGACTAGCGTGTTTTACGCGTAAAGCTTGCTGTTGGGAAGAAAATGctaactcatcatcatctgcctagcctttttccaactaggtatgtaggggtcggctttcagtctaatgggatgtagctgagtaccagtattttacaaggagcgactgcctatctgacctcctcaatcaagtgacccgggcaacccaatagagCTCGGTACGACTGGTTaccagactttctggcttctgccaaagatgttcaactgAAAGCGATATTGATAGCCACGAACAATAGCTCCCACAATAAGTCAGCATAAAGACCACATACACAAAATCTAGAGCATAAAGTTCGGAACGCAACGCGGAACATCGTAAATATTTGATCCAGCGATCGTCAGCAGCGATGCTGTTGTAAATAGTTCGTTGGGAAACCATCCAGTGCGGAAGCTATGTGTTAGAACGGGTACAGAATAGCGTGTTTTAAGCTTACTTTTAAGTTAGTTTTGATCCACCAAAAGGTAGTTTGATATTCTGACAAAAGTCAGGTAGGCAGGGTTAAATAATTTGTCCGTTATCAGCTCCATAAACTGATGTCTACTAACCATATACTATAACCGaatcattttcagttgtcaagttGGCAATTTGACCAATGAGCGGCAAGAACACGGCTGACGTTTGACGTCTGTCGGTGTGGACCGTGTGTCGTActttttataaacaataaattgaaaactaCGTTATCAGCTtaaatacttactttattgtGAACATAGTGCAAAGCTTAGTGACATACATTGAAGTCGGCAGTAAGTTTAGTGCATAAGGGCTTCAATTAAGCAAAACTGTATAGCCAGTGACTAGGCGCATTTAATTTCTACCCTCTATTTAAAAAGTGTTGTTGACATCGGGGATATTCACGTCACTCCAAACTTGACATTGACAGGAGGAAGATATTCTCGGTATTGCTATCGATCGATATTGGGCCAGTGGCGCCATCTAGCGATCCTGCACTGAGTTATCGGAGACGCCATCTAGCGATTTTGCAAGGAACTCTCTGTCTACTATAATGCCGGGTATCCAGTGCGCAGCTTGCAAGCTCTTTGCATCGGCGATAGAGGGCGTCAAGTGTGGTAGTAGCAAGTGTCGGCGACTATACCACCGAGGATGCGTTAATTTTAAGCCAGACGTAGCTATCCCACCTTCCTGGCGCTGCCCTGAATGTAAAAAGAACCTGGTCAGGGATAACAGGGCAGATACTCCAATCAGAGGTTCGGCTGGCTCCGCGGGAGGTCCTGCAAGCCAAACTAGCTCAGTGGCCCGCACGACTGGTGAGTTGGATGCCAGCTGCTCTAGCCCAGCACCCGTGGTCTGCGAGCAACAACGCGCTAGCCCGTCGTCTGCTTCTACGCCGCTACATAGGAGCGCCTCCACAGCTGTCACTGCGGCACGGGAAATCTCTCCTGTCGTAGGCTCTGGTTTGGGTTTGCTCATGGATGAGTTGAGAGCGATGCGTGGGGAGATTCAAGAGTTTCGCAAGGAGATGGAGTTGGAGATGGCGCAGCTGGTATCTGCAATGAGTCACTGCAATGGGCGCATCGATGGCCTCGAGGCCAGAATAAGCGCTTTGGAACAACAGGCTGCTACGGGTCGTTCATCGGCAGATGAGGTCGTGGAAGAGTTGAGGCGCGAGCTGAACGATAGGGATCAGGACCTATTGGCAAATGATGTGGAGATAACTAATATACCGGAGGCTCCTTCTGATCACCCTATCCACATCGCTAAAGTTGTAGGCCTTAAGTTAGGGGTACAGTTGGAGGAGCGCGACATCATCAGCGCGGAGCGGGTCGGCGGCAAGCAGCTCAACGCCACTAGCTCTGCCGGGCCGGCGGTGACGCGGCCGCGTGCCATAGTCGTGCGCCTGGCGCGCCGCGAGCTGCGCGACGAGCTGCTGGCGAGcgcgcgcgtgcggcgcgggGCGACCACCGCCGACCTCGACCTGCCCGGCCCGCCACAGCGCTTCTTCATCAACGAGCGCCTCACGAAGACAAATCGCCGGTTGTTTCGGATGGCCCGAGATGCTGCTCGCCTCCACAATTGGAGATTTGTGTGGACCAAGCGCGGGCGCATACTTGCCAGGAGGAGTCCGGGTGATTCCACTCAAAGAATCCGCACTGATGAGgatattgttaagttttttggacctgttaataatgaaacaacttgattattcttctttttttatattattgtttgtttgtaactattTACCTTGTATCAGTGgaagggaaaatatgcgtctaaACTATAAATATCGGGGGATTTACACGCTGGCTGGCACGCATGTTAAGTCGCAATCGacacttatttatacatattacattCTACACAGTATTACTACATACACGAACTATATAccaaataattacataatcaattattttttattttattttttcatgcttCCCACATCAATCACAGTACCTTACACAATGTATTTGTCTACACTCATTACATACAACATCacacattttacacaaataatattCACATTATACACTTCAACTATTACATTATATACTACATtctataaattacatttacatCTTATACAACATTGTAACTTATTGACTACAAATGAATACAAGTAAACTTATTAGGTTTGGGCTATTGAATGCGGGCTCCCTGGGGACTAACCAGGACGAGTTTTTGGTCGCAATGGGCAATCATTCAGTGGACATAATGGCTGTCAACGAAACCTGGTTGCGCAAGGGTGAAGATGACCGGGCGCCTAGCGTACCTGGTTATAAACTCAAGCACATCCCGCGTCCATTGTCTATACGTGGGGGGCGAGGCGGAGGGGTCGCCTTCTACATCAGAAATGGAATACCTGCACGTGTCAGAGCCCACCCTGAACACCCTAATGTCGAACAGCTTTGGTTAACCCTTACCGTGAATAAAATCAAACTACTCATTGGCACTGCATATCGCCCACCATGGTTGGAACTGGAGACTTTCCTCGACGGACTGACATCAAGCATAGGTAGCCTGGCCCCCTTCGATAATCTAATactgttaggggacttcaatgtCAACATGGTGGACGTTAACAACTCGAAATCCAGACAACTTGCAGATTTTGTCAGCTATCTCAACTTGACTCAAGTGGTCACAACTCCCACGCACTTTATAGGTAATAGTAGCTCGCTCATTGACGTAATCTGCACTGATGCTCCAATCCGCAATGTTGAGGTGAATCATATTAGTGAGCTTAGCCATCACGCATTTATCACCTGCGAGACGGTCTTCAAGAAACCTAAATGCCAACCTAGGTCAGTGGTATATCGCCCTCTCAAAGACATTCTGGAGGATTACTTCGACAGGGATTTAAAAAGTATACCTTGGTCTATGGTGGGTGACATGAATGATGTTGATTCAATGGTGCAAACATTCAACTCATTTGTTATCCAATTGTTCGACCTCCACGCTCCCATTAGATGTAAAACTTTTAGATCCCGTCCCACTCCATGGATCACTGATAACATCAGACTAATATCGAAACTGAGAGATGAGGCCAGGGACAAATTTCGTAAATCTAAGCTACCAGAACATAAGAGTAATTACCTAGACCTTAAGCATCTAGCCACCACGGCACTGGCTAATGAGAAGGCCGCTTATTTCGCTAGTAGTATTAATAATAACATCAGGGACCCTAAATTATTATGGCGCAATTTAAAAGCAGATGTTTTGCCTGACCACAAACAAAGACTTCTGCCGGAACACTTTGATAACCCTGACGAAATCAATGCGGCTTTCCTAGACGTTCCCGGTGATTGTAGTCATAATGATTCGCAGTCATCTTTCTTTGAGTCGCACAGGTTTAGCGATGCTACTTTCACTCTGACAACAACCAATTCCGAAGTAATCCTCAAGATAATTAGAAGCCTAGAGTCTAACGCACAGGGTGTCGATGGCATCAGTCTCGACATGATAAACCTCACTTTACCAACTACCTTGCAAGCCATCACAGACATCATAAATTGTTCAATAATCACACATACATTCCCTGAACTCTGGCGATGCGCTATTGTGCGACCGATCCCTAAAATTAACAGTCCAACCAACACAAAGGACCTAAGGCCAATCAGTATACTGCCCTGCCTATCAAAGATCTTGGAACGCGTAGTGCACTCGCAGGTCATTGAATACCTTGAAGCAAATAACATTCTTCCTGACCTACAATCGGGCTTTAGGCAGGGCAGAGGTACTGCAACGGCTTTGGCCGACGTAGTGGGGAATATTCTTGAGGCACGGGACAGGGGGGAGGGCACAATTTTGGCTCTGCTAGATTTCTCCCGCGCTTTTGATGCAATTAACACCACTCTACTTCTGTCAAAGTTAGCTTTTTATGGTTTTGATAAGAACACGGTAAAGTGGTTTAAAAGCTATCTTTCGGGCCGATCTCAATTTGTAGAGATGCAAAGAGAGGATGGGTCAAGAGTGTTATCCTCCCCCCTCAGCGTGTCCAGGGGCGTTCCCCAGGGATCGATTTTGGGGCCCTTGCTTTATATCCTATATAGCGCGGATATTGTAAAGTCTTTTGCCCATTGTAAATATCATATGTATGCTGACGACATCCAGCTGTATTTGTCGTTCAAGGTCAATGAAACATCTGAGGCAGTGCAGAAAATCAATGAGGATTTGCATAGGGTGGTTGTTTGGTCAGATTTGAATTCACTGGTCCTTAACCCGCTCAAATCGAAATTTATGGTTCTGGGCTCTAGAAACCAAGTACAAACTATTGAGTCAGCTAACCCTGAGATAGTGATCATGGGAGAGAAAATCGAGAGGGTTAAGCAAGCATGCAATCTGGGCCTAATTATGGACCCGGAGCTGCGATTTGAGGCACATATAACTAGAATGTTAGGAAATTGTTTCTATAGGCTAAAGGTATTATACGGAATACGGAAATATCTGAGCATTCCTTTGCGCAAACAACTTGTCGACAGCCTCATCCTATCAAAGTTAAACTATTGTGATGTAGTGTATGGACCATGCCTTCTCTCTAGAACCGAGCGCGTTATCCAACGTATACAAAATGCCTGTGTCcgcttttgtgtaaatattccACGTAGAAGTCATGTTACACCATACATAAATGAACTAAAACTATTAAAGATGGCTGCCAGGAGAAAGCTTCATTTAGCTAATTTGTTGTTTGGCACTGTTAGGACACAAACACCGGAATATCTTTTCAAAAAGCTGACCTGGAAACAAAGCCAGATAAAGCATGGTCTTCGCTCCATAGTGTGTCCGCTGACCGTTCCCATGCATCGCACTACGGCTTTCAGAGGATGCTTCAAGTTTGCAGCCACGCGCTGCTGGAATGATCTCCCTCCCCCACTTCGAtgcctgaaaacaaaacatacatttaaaacaaaacttaaaaagctactgttacatgaacaaattagccttaatttgtaatattgctTCATACCTCAGGGGTCATGGCACACATGCTCTGGTTTGGGGATCACTTCCTGCAGTGTGGGCTGCTTTTGAATCATCCTCCTCGGCACGGTGGAGCATCTGCTTCGGTCAACCGTTCTTCTTCATCTCTCTGTCATTTGTCCCATATTGTCGTCTGTAATTTAATTCAATcctttaattttctaattacaatttatatttaattcatctaTGTGCAATGCTCAATGGTAAGTCAATTTCTAAGTTAGTAATTAGGTATGTCTCAGTCCGACTTCAActtatcaaataattaatatctatatatatttataattccaGTAGTGACGTTCacaggtataaaaaataaaataataatatcacttACCGACGCCATCCTGGTAGCAGGAATACGATCGACCTACATACTCACATTTAATACATCCTTTACACAAATTCATGttcgatttttcttttctcaacaCTATACACATTTATACACTCGTCTACATGATATCTACATGAGGCATTGCATAATAATTCTTGGTATGCCTCCGTCGCCATTACCTAATTCTCACACAAATTGTTTGTATATTGACTATTTGTGTTTGTGTAATGGTCGGCGGCATAgaccacagataaaatataattttgcgaAGCGCGAGTGTCACTTCCAGTCGCATTCGTTCGGAATGCTGCGTAACTAGGTAGttatttttctctatttatatttagtttgtttttatagtagtattttatatccataaatatatataacactttttatattttttatatttagtttagctTAAATGCaccgattgacgtcacatgttagtgctggccatcgctgaaaaccagcgcagcgactctgtctcgcatagggtcgctgcataatgctgagcgagggccatttcgcgtgctTGTGACGCATATTCTTATTAttcttgtgttttctttttattgatgtttttattttatttttgtgttttttttttttttttcatgattatGTATGCTACTGTTTGTGTTCGATATGCGTCATGAACGCGAATAAAtgctttgatttgatttgatgatttgatttgaacacagctggttatggtttgattTTCGTAGAAACGATTGAATGGTGCTAATCACCCTTAAGAAATCAATAGGTATACGTTCAGCCATAGAGGTTCAaatgctgagataatgatgatgatcatgCTCGATTTTGGACTTTATATCATCAACTTTACTCACTTATATCGGCTTGAGAGTATGCACTGAAATATACGCGACAAGTTTTATGAAGCGCGTGATACACGTTGATATATAACATCTAGCCTGGTGACCGAGGGATGGACGGACAGAAAAATAGCGAAGTTTTAGGGTCCCATTTACCCTTTGACTACGGAACCTAAAACGCAAGTTTGCAATCGACCTAACGTTTACACTAGAGGTGCGATATTGCATATTTCTGGCAAGGCAACCGGAATGAAACATTGTGCAACGAATGAGACATAGCTGCACTTGATGACATTTACTTACCAAAGTGAAATGCATTTTGGTAACGTGACATAAATGTAAGTTTTCATAGCATGTAGTACACTGTTAAGTGGGAGGAAAAGGCATGTGTTAGTAAAGAGAAAACGTAGGTTACCCAAAAAGGTTTTGGAATTAAAAAATTGCTGAAGGATATGGTTGAAACAAGGTTGAGTTTTGTTCAGTAATGGTTAATTTTCACTGTTTACTGCGCATGTGTGTAGATCTTTGCTACAGACAGTAGGTGAGTAACAATTTCATTGGAAGTTCGTTTCAATGCTCACTTGTTTTTGTGACTTTAGGGAATCTACAATGACCGTATGATTACCGAATTCTGATAGGTAgtcattttatataaataagggTGTTTCATTTTatcttatgaataaaataacttaaatctttataaaataaaattgataagaTGTCGCATtcaatctatatatataaaaattaaacccgctttccgttgtcacgacataacatgaaaacggcttcaccgatttggctgaaaattagaggggaggtaacttagacccgggagaaggtttttgtcaccatccggctacaggacgcgggtgaaaccgcgggcgaaagctagttgtaaataaaaccacccatttaatttaaattttattttactaattctTAGTCATAACAAGACCAGAATTCTAATCCTGGAACCAAAACCACTAAGACCTTCCTCTATCTTCCAGCAGAATTGGCAATACGCCACCTGGCGTGCACAGGGTGTTTATACTAGTTCCTCTACAGATTGTTCATTGTAATGGTTTGTGGAACACCCCTTATACAGCTGCGAACGTTGCGGAATGTTATGCAATGCTTGCATATGTTATAGAGGGTGTTCTTAGAAATTAAGTGGAGTTTgcaattaaattgtaattaatggACGCTGGGAATATTTGTTGAAGTTCATATAGGTATTATTGCTATAGGTAAACAATATAATGACAAATGAATGATTGTATTCTGCTTAGTATTACTATTGGACTTCATCATATTATCTCAGAAATCCTATTTTAGTTTTGGTCACAAAACACTTTCTTGTTATGAAAAAATGtccacatttttaatattttttctaaaaaaaacttcaaaattcatcaaattcaACTTCAAAATTTATCTTCAAACTATCTATCTGCAtatgtttcatttaaatcgCCTAAGTAGCTTTCGTTTAAAAGCACGATATACAGGCTGACAGAGTTACATTCACATTGCTACTATTCTTATTGCTTATTATTCGTCACACTGTTCTCAAATGAAACAACCCAACATCCTCTAAGTTCGTCACGATAGCAATATAGTATGAGGTCTAATGGTTCCGTAGCGACAGGTATCCGTGTCAGTTTTCGCTCCACTAGCTTTGAGATATATACCGTTGTACCTGCTGAATCACACACAAATGTGCTAACGTTAGGTATTTGGCTGTAATATATTTTAGAGGATATAATTTGGATTTGTGTCTCATCGGCattattcgaaattcaaatctgaaattggtaaaaaatcatcatccgccgagcctttttttccagactatgttggggtcggcttccagtctaaccgaatgtagctgagtaccagtgctttacaaagagtgactgccctatctgacctcctcaacccagttacccgggcaacccaataccccatggTTATACTGGTTAgacttaattgaaaaaaaaaaaatacaaaatataaaaatagctaGTATGTTTCATGTTCTATGTTTTATGTCCTATTCGAGGGAATCACTTCccgcaaccggataaaaagccAGTCTTTTTCAGACTGTAGACTAtgtaaaatcagttcagtacttTTGGTGTGAAATTGCAACAGAGAGACAGAATTATTTTGGTCTTAATGATTTTAGTAGaggcttaaaaaaatataggtacaatactGGTAATGGATCAGGTAGCgcataaaacatattttcagctataaacaaaaaacatattttatatacaactatgtatgtatataaaatatatttaagcctGTCACTGTATAGCTGATGCCAAATGAACACGAGGCTTTACGTAATACGACAGCTTAACGTActgaataattaatatttacataacattaatttatataaaaataatacaattggATCAGtcaatttataataatgtaattaaaagttCAAAAACACATCATATCGGTAATTTTAAAGTCAATCTCAGGATGTCTGGATGTCAGTTAGACGTAAACACAAAAACTACAGAACGTACTTATATGATGAATATTTACATCAAATGACTTATCTGAATGTTTTTTTTCCTTCagatcgaaaaaaaaaactgaattccGTAAAAGTTGCATTTGGCAGATATATAGAATGACATAAAACTCAAAGtctaaaaaacaattaaaaaccaAGTAACAAACAGTTTTTACACATAGTTTCTTTGGTCGTTCCCTTCCTTTATATTAATCCTCACTTATGCTCAGCACCTTTCTCATACATTATCACCATTTCTCCACATAATATGACTGCCAGTTATTTCCTTAAAAAATTCTCACCCACCCAAAAAAATCCTCAAACTAAGAAAACTTAATACCCAGCGAAGCATTTGTACAATGCAGCCATTAAGTAGCAGCCTGGGATTATTCTAAATCTGACTTGCAAGGCACTAAGCCCCGAATTTATTGTCTGAAAGCGACCTACCCGCAAACTGGTCTTATGTATTTCGGATtttgtttcttgtttttttgtcaaGAATTGTACAGTATTGGGAAAAGCTTTAGGTTATTTAAAGATCAGATTTATTGTATAGGTATATCAAAAATATAGCAAAATGTAAGTTCTAACTGAgtaaaggtgaaagaaaacatcttgagtaaacttttttttttgataggaaatcatcaattaatgactcccactgtgggtgcagcgtgagtgtccgactcttaccgactaaaaccCCCCAAAttctttcttaagcccttttatgtaccagggcggggcggtaactctttcgaacaatcccgcagccccgacaggatCAGGAAACCTGGAcattaaagtctgaaatcgcctccgccttgagcaagcgtggtgatgaCCGTTCATTCATTCTCGGTATATGAGAAGAGGCCggtgctcag
This genomic window from Helicoverpa zea isolate HzStark_Cry1AcR chromosome 24, ilHelZeax1.1, whole genome shotgun sequence contains:
- the LOC124642275 gene encoding uncharacterized protein LOC124642275, which encodes MPGIQCAACKLFASAIEGVKCGSSKCRRLYHRGCVNFKPDVAIPPSWRCPECKKNLVRDNRADTPIRGSAGSAGGPASQTSSVARTTGELDASCSSPAPVVCEQQRASPSSASTPLHRSASTAVTAAREISPVVGSGLGLLMDELRAMRGEIQEFRKEMELEMAQLVSAMSHCNGRIDGLEARISALEQQAATGRSSADEVVEELRRELNDRDQDLLANDVEITNIPEAPSDHPIHIAKVVGLKLGVQLEERDIISAERVGGKQLNATSSAGPAVTRPRAIVVRLARRELRDELLASARVRRGATTADLDLPGPPQRFFINERLTKTNRRLFRMARDAARLHNWRFVWTKRGRILARRSPGDSTQRIRTDEDIVKFFGPVNNETT